A window from Desulfobulbaceae bacterium DB1 encodes these proteins:
- a CDS encoding MarR family transcriptional regulator → MFLIVEMASSHTAERDYILGVLLGEFLGLPWRREDSDRTDVRITLSGHPGEIRMPDCLLSVSEMDWLKPSSMPKLPLLAWNTSDLGLDANVIDPVLPVIYGNEPQVVCRDEHGIRLPVDVFGSAFFMLSRYEELVTPDRDEHDRFPAWASVAYKEGFLERPIVDEYVEVLWGAIQALWPGLQRQDRYFQMRVSHDVDRPSRYQFGGTRKFIRSWGGDIIKRGQWADSLRAPMIRAARKDQLHPADPYNTFEWIMDLSEQQGLVSAFYFICGRTCGQRDADYDIGHPAIRALLRRIHQRGHEIGLHPSYGTYKSPSLLKWEADRLRRICAEEGIKQQEWGGRMHYLRWETPVTMRGWEQAGMTYDSTLSYADRPGFRCGTCHEYPAFDSLEGKTLNLRIRPLIAMECTVMAEKYLGLGLTDEAREKFVTLKNSCEKVNGVFTMLWHNSELTTTEHKALYESVVAT, encoded by the coding sequence ATGTTTCTGATTGTAGAAATGGCTTCCTCTCATACCGCTGAGCGCGATTATATACTTGGCGTGTTGCTGGGCGAGTTCCTCGGGTTGCCATGGCGGCGGGAGGATTCAGACCGCACGGATGTTCGCATTACTTTGTCCGGCCATCCAGGCGAGATTCGCATGCCTGATTGTTTGCTATCAGTCTCTGAGATGGATTGGCTTAAGCCTTCATCAATGCCGAAGCTGCCGTTGCTTGCATGGAATACCAGCGACTTGGGGCTGGATGCCAATGTGATAGACCCGGTTTTGCCGGTAATCTATGGCAACGAGCCGCAGGTGGTTTGCAGAGATGAACATGGGATTCGCCTGCCGGTGGATGTTTTTGGTTCCGCTTTCTTCATGCTTAGTCGCTATGAAGAGCTGGTGACTCCTGACCGGGACGAACACGACCGTTTTCCAGCCTGGGCCAGTGTGGCATACAAGGAAGGTTTTCTGGAGCGTCCCATTGTGGATGAATATGTGGAGGTGCTTTGGGGCGCAATACAGGCACTGTGGCCTGGACTGCAACGCCAAGATCGTTACTTTCAGATGCGGGTTTCACACGACGTGGATCGCCCAAGCCGTTACCAGTTTGGTGGTACGCGTAAATTTATCCGCTCTTGGGGGGGAGACATCATAAAGCGCGGACAGTGGGCGGACTCCCTGCGAGCGCCGATGATCCGTGCTGCGAGGAAGGACCAGCTTCATCCTGCCGATCCCTACAATACTTTTGAATGGATTATGGATCTGTCCGAGCAGCAAGGGCTGGTCAGCGCTTTTTATTTTATCTGTGGTCGAACGTGTGGGCAGAGGGATGCGGATTATGATATCGGACACCCAGCAATCCGAGCGCTGTTGCGCCGTATCCATCAACGAGGGCATGAGATCGGTCTGCATCCGAGCTATGGCACTTATAAAAGCCCTTCTCTGCTCAAATGGGAAGCAGACCGCCTGCGGCGTATCTGCGCCGAAGAGGGTATTAAACAGCAAGAGTGGGGGGGGAGGATGCACTATCTTCGCTGGGAAACACCTGTGACCATGCGAGGGTGGGAACAGGCCGGCATGACATATGACAGTACTTTGAGTTATGCCGATCGCCCCGGTTTCCGGTGCGGGACATGTCATGAGTACCCAGCTTTCGATTCTTTAGAGGGAAAAACTCTGAACTTGCGAATTAGACCCTTAATTGCCATGGAATGTACTGTTATGGCAGAGAAATACTTGGGACTTGGTTTGACTGACGAGGCCAGAGAAAAATTTGTAACCCTGAAAAATAGCTGCGAGAAAGTAAATGGTGTTTTTACCATGCTGTGGCATAATTCTGAGCTGACGACCACGGAGCACAAAGCGCTTTACGAATCCGTAGTGGCCACGTGA
- a CDS encoding polysaccharide biosynthesis protein, with amino-acid sequence MLSILKRKINNLTSDKKFSEVLTGSAWALAARVITTGLGLVLSVLVVRLYGAEMMGVLAVLQSFLGLATIFTVLGTNTSILRLIPEHLAKYSPSSAFKLYRKTQCMVIGVSLFTGSLFFLGAHFIAGKVFSKPHLSFYFALAAVFVVFQSLVLLNTQAVRGLKLIRVFAFMQVLPTAANLTFLVFLTVFFFARENPVYTLFASLAITGIVGWVIMEYAFKKRMHPDDSVKSVPFREILSISLPMLMTSTMTFVIGQTGVIMLGMFRSEAEVGYYSVAVRMATLTTFVLSAINSMAAPKFSELFQSDKMEELFYVAKKSSKLIFWTTVPLLMFLMVMGKSLLSFLFGSEFTVAYWAMFFLVLGQFVNSISGSTGYFMNMTGSQIVFQNVMVVAAFLNVILNLLLIPDLGIYGAALAGMSSLVFWNVYLLIYIKRKYGTTIGYLPLIC; translated from the coding sequence ATGCTTTCCATACTAAAGCGTAAAATAAACAACCTTACATCTGACAAGAAGTTTTCGGAGGTTCTGACCGGTTCTGCCTGGGCTCTGGCAGCCAGGGTTATCACTACTGGTTTGGGTCTTGTGTTGAGTGTCCTCGTGGTGCGGCTCTACGGCGCGGAGATGATGGGTGTTTTGGCTGTTCTCCAGTCATTTCTTGGCTTGGCCACCATCTTTACCGTCCTTGGCACCAACACATCTATTCTCCGCCTTATTCCTGAGCATCTTGCCAAATATTCTCCCTCTTCAGCATTCAAGCTCTATCGCAAAACTCAGTGCATGGTTATCGGAGTTTCTTTGTTCACAGGCTCTTTATTTTTTTTGGGGGCCCACTTTATTGCCGGCAAAGTTTTTTCAAAGCCGCATCTTTCTTTTTATTTTGCCCTTGCTGCCGTTTTCGTCGTGTTCCAGTCTCTCGTGCTATTAAACACTCAGGCCGTCCGGGGGTTGAAATTGATTCGGGTGTTTGCTTTCATGCAGGTTTTACCTACGGCTGCAAACTTAACATTTCTTGTTTTTTTAACCGTGTTTTTTTTCGCCAGGGAGAACCCTGTCTATACACTGTTCGCCAGCTTGGCGATTACTGGCATTGTGGGCTGGGTTATCATGGAATACGCATTTAAGAAAAGAATGCACCCTGATGATTCAGTGAAGTCCGTGCCTTTTCGTGAGATATTGTCCATTTCATTACCGATGCTTATGACTTCCACCATGACCTTTGTTATTGGGCAGACCGGAGTGATCATGCTTGGTATGTTCCGATCGGAGGCGGAAGTAGGGTATTATTCCGTTGCTGTCAGGATGGCAACCCTGACCACTTTTGTCTTGTCAGCCATCAACTCCATGGCTGCGCCCAAATTCTCCGAGCTTTTTCAAAGCGACAAAATGGAGGAGCTTTTTTATGTAGCAAAAAAGTCCAGCAAACTTATTTTCTGGACTACTGTTCCTTTGCTTATGTTTTTGATGGTAATGGGTAAATCATTGCTTTCCTTCTTGTTCGGTTCTGAATTTACGGTCGCTTATTGGGCCATGTTTTTTCTTGTTCTGGGACAATTTGTAAATTCGATTTCAGGATCAACAGGTTATTTTATGAACATGACAGGGAGCCAAATTGTTTTTCAAAATGTTATGGTTGTGGCTGCATTTTTGAATGTAATACTGAATTTGCTGCTTATCCCAGACCTTGGCATTTACGGTGCCGCCTTGGCTGGAATGTCCAGTCTTGTTTTTTGGAATGTCTATTTGTTGATATATATCAAAAGAAAATATGGCACGACCATTGGCTATTTACCGCTTATTTGCTGA
- a CDS encoding IS256 family transposase has product MAIDKEILDRLLADYNYQKPEELIGENGLLKQLTKALLERALQAEMTVHLGHEKHGTIVTKGGNARNGNSAKTIKGDFGKMPIEVPRDRDSSFDPVIIPKGQTRFPGFDDKIISLYSRGMTTREIQGHLEDIYGVDVSPTLISTVTDAVADEVKVWQNRPLDPIYPIVYMDAIRVKVRDNGHVKNKAVYLAIGITMDGVKDVLGMWVAENEGAKFWLQVVTELRNRGVQDIFIACVDGLKGFPEAIETVFPFTQVQLCLVHMVRNSLKYVSWKQRKEVAADLKAIYQSPTAEQAEMELMTFEEKWDKTHPSIGQSWRRNWERITPFFAYSPEIRKVIYTTNAIESLNMSLRKVTKNRGSFPNDESMLKLLYMALNNIAKKWTMPIRDWKAALNRFSILFGDRMPAY; this is encoded by the coding sequence ATGGCCATTGATAAAGAAATTTTGGATCGTTTACTTGCCGACTACAATTACCAGAAGCCCGAAGAACTGATCGGTGAAAACGGGCTGCTCAAGCAGCTCACCAAGGCCTTACTGGAGCGGGCGTTACAGGCGGAAATGACCGTCCACCTGGGCCACGAAAAACATGGAACCATCGTCACCAAAGGCGGTAATGCCCGAAATGGTAACTCTGCAAAGACCATCAAGGGCGACTTCGGTAAAATGCCGATTGAGGTCCCGCGCGACCGCGACAGCAGTTTCGATCCGGTCATCATTCCCAAAGGGCAAACCCGCTTTCCCGGCTTTGACGACAAGATTATCTCTCTCTACTCCCGAGGGATGACTACCAGGGAGATTCAGGGGCACTTGGAAGACATTTACGGAGTTGATGTCTCTCCCACCCTGATTTCAACGGTCACCGATGCCGTTGCTGACGAGGTTAAAGTTTGGCAAAATCGCCCGTTGGACCCCATTTATCCCATTGTTTACATGGACGCTATCCGGGTTAAGGTGCGCGACAATGGGCATGTTAAGAACAAGGCGGTCTATCTGGCTATTGGCATCACCATGGACGGCGTCAAGGATGTCCTGGGAATGTGGGTTGCCGAAAACGAGGGCGCCAAGTTCTGGTTGCAGGTAGTGACTGAGCTAAGAAACCGTGGCGTGCAGGATATTTTCATTGCCTGCGTCGATGGCCTCAAGGGTTTTCCTGAAGCCATTGAGACGGTTTTCCCCTTCACCCAGGTCCAGCTCTGTCTCGTCCACATGGTGCGCAATTCCCTGAAATATGTCTCATGGAAACAGCGCAAAGAGGTGGCTGCGGATCTCAAGGCCATTTACCAATCGCCAACAGCCGAGCAGGCCGAAATGGAACTGATGACCTTTGAAGAAAAATGGGACAAAACGCATCCGTCCATCGGCCAATCCTGGCGAAGAAATTGGGAAAGAATCACCCCATTTTTTGCGTATTCGCCCGAGATACGCAAGGTGATATATACCACCAATGCTATTGAGTCGTTGAACATGTCACTGCGCAAAGTTACCAAGAACCGGGGTTCATTTCCCAATGACGAGTCGATGCTTAAACTGCTTTACATGGCGCTGAACAATATCGCCAAAAAATGGACTATGCCAATCAGAGACTGGAAGGCTGCCTTGAACCGCTTTTCAATCTTGTTCGGCGACAGAATGCCTGCATATTGA
- a CDS encoding glycosyl transferase, whose translation MQTAIVAHLTTVHPRNDTRIFIKQCRSLAAHGYEVILVVADGQGDDTNGNVRIVDVGHLPGRLNRIFKTTRRVLKRAIELDADLYHFHDPELIPVGLKLKRLGKKVVFDSHEDVPKQLLGKPYLNPLLLRMLSGVFSLFERYACRRFDAIVAATPFIRDKFLAINPNTVDINNFPMLGELAEGEIDWRAKHLQVAYIGGIARIRGIMEVVQALGQVQSDVRLKLGGRFGENGLAQAVQALPGWQRVDALGFIDRAAVRNVLRRSVAGLVTLHPQTNYLDALPVKMFEYMSAGVPVIASNFPLWREIVEGNDCGLCVDPLNPAQIAEAIDFLVNNPERAEQMGRNGQKAVQARYNWGIEEQKLLRFYQSF comes from the coding sequence ATGCAAACCGCAATAGTCGCCCACCTCACCACCGTCCATCCCCGCAACGACACCCGGATCTTCATCAAACAATGCCGCAGCCTCGCTGCCCATGGTTATGAGGTGATTCTGGTGGTGGCCGATGGCCAGGGGGATGATACCAATGGCAACGTACGGATTGTCGATGTCGGCCATCTGCCCGGCCGGCTGAATCGCATCTTCAAGACTACTCGGCGGGTGTTGAAGAGGGCCATTGAACTTGATGCCGATCTTTACCATTTCCACGATCCCGAGCTGATCCCTGTCGGCCTCAAGTTGAAGCGTCTGGGCAAAAAGGTGGTGTTTGATTCCCACGAGGATGTGCCCAAGCAGCTTTTGGGGAAGCCTTATTTGAATCCGTTATTATTACGGATGTTATCGGGCGTTTTTTCTCTGTTCGAGCGCTATGCCTGCCGCCGTTTTGACGCCATTGTCGCGGCGACGCCCTTTATTCGGGATAAATTCCTGGCTATCAACCCCAACACTGTTGATATCAATAATTTTCCCATGCTTGGTGAGCTGGCTGAGGGGGAAATCGACTGGCGAGCCAAGCATCTTCAGGTTGCCTACATAGGTGGTATTGCCAGGATTCGCGGTATTATGGAGGTCGTGCAGGCTTTGGGGCAGGTGCAATCTGATGTGCGTCTCAAATTGGGGGGGCGCTTTGGCGAAAATGGGTTGGCGCAGGCGGTACAGGCCCTGCCTGGCTGGCAACGAGTTGATGCCCTTGGCTTTATCGACCGCGCTGCGGTGCGGAACGTCTTGCGGCGCTCCGTGGCAGGATTGGTAACCCTGCATCCTCAAACTAACTATCTTGATGCCTTACCGGTTAAGATGTTTGAATACATGAGCGCCGGAGTGCCGGTGATCGCTTCGAATTTCCCATTATGGCGGGAGATTGTCGAGGGCAATGATTGCGGCCTGTGCGTTGATCCATTGAACCCGGCCCAGATTGCCGAGGCCATTGATTTTCTGGTCAATAATCCGGAACGAGCCGAACAGATGGGACGCAATGGACAAAAAGCAGTGCAGGCCCGCTACAACTGGGGCATTGAGGAGCAGAAACTGCTCCGGTTCTACCAATCCTTTTAA